The following are encoded in a window of Mycobacterium decipiens genomic DNA:
- a CDS encoding rhodanese-like domain-containing protein, whose protein sequence is MSYAGDITPIQAFRMLSENPQAILVDVRSDAEWRFVGVPDLSSLDREVVYVEWATSDGARNDNFLTELRDRIPAAPAGQQERPVIFLCRSGNRSIGAAEVATAAGIVPAYNMLDGFEGHLDATGHRGVAGWRAMGLPWKQG, encoded by the coding sequence GTGAGCTACGCAGGAGATATCACGCCAATTCAGGCCTTCAGGATGCTCAGCGAGAACCCGCAGGCGATCCTGGTCGACGTGCGCAGCGACGCGGAATGGCGCTTTGTCGGCGTGCCCGATTTGTCGAGCCTTGATCGTGAAGTGGTCTACGTCGAGTGGGCGACGTCCGACGGAGCGCGCAACGACAATTTCCTTACCGAACTGCGCGACCGGATCCCGGCGGCACCCGCTGGCCAGCAAGAGCGGCCGGTCATTTTCCTGTGTCGCTCGGGTAACCGCTCCATCGGCGCCGCCGAGGTCGCGACCGCGGCGGGTATCGTGCCGGCCTACAACATGCTGGACGGCTTCGAAGGGCACCTAGACGCCACGGGTCACCGAGGTGTAGCCGGCTGGCGGGCGATGGGTTTGCCCTGGAAGCAGGGATGA
- a CDS encoding O-succinylhomoserine sulfhydrylase yields the protein MTDADEGSVRIPQALPDGVSQATVGVRGGLLRSGFEETAEAMYLTSGYVYGSAATAERSFAGESDHYVYSRYGNPTVSMFEERLRLIEGAPAAFAAASGMAAVFTSLGALLGAGDRLVAARSLFGSCFVVCSEILPRWGVQTVFVDGDDISQWERALSVPTAAVFFETPSNPMQSLVDIAAVTELAHAAGAKVVLDNVFATPLLQQGFPLGVDVVVYSGTKHIDGQGRVLGGAILGDKEYIDGPVQKLMRHTGPAMSAFNAWVLLKGLETLAIRVEHSNSSAQRIAEFLADHPAVRWVRYPYLVSHPQYDLAKRQMSGGGTVVTFALESPESTAKQRAFEVLDKFRLIDISNNLGDAKSLVTHPATTTHRAMGPEGRAAIGLGDGVVRISVGLEGTADLIADIDQALS from the coding sequence ATGACCGATGCCGACGAGGGGTCGGTCCGCATCCCGCAGGCACTGCCCGACGGCGTCAGCCAGGCGACCGTCGGCGTGCGCGGCGGGCTGCTGCGGTCGGGGTTCGAAGAGACCGCCGAGGCGATGTACCTGACGTCTGGCTATGTCTACGGCTCGGCCGCCACCGCGGAGCGGTCGTTCGCCGGAGAGTCGGACCACTATGTCTACTCCCGATATGGCAACCCGACCGTGTCCATGTTCGAGGAGCGGCTGCGGTTGATCGAAGGAGCCCCGGCGGCGTTCGCCGCGGCAAGTGGCATGGCCGCGGTGTTCACCTCGCTGGGCGCGCTGCTGGGTGCCGGGGACCGGCTGGTCGCCGCGCGCAGCCTGTTTGGGTCGTGTTTTGTGGTGTGCAGCGAAATCCTGCCGCGGTGGGGGGTTCAGACCGTCTTCGTCGACGGCGACGACATTTCGCAATGGGAGCGGGCGCTGTCGGTGCCCACCGCGGCGGTATTCTTCGAGACGCCGTCGAATCCCATGCAGTCGCTGGTGGATATCGCCGCGGTGACCGAGCTGGCGCATGCTGCGGGCGCAAAGGTGGTGCTGGATAACGTATTTGCGACACCGCTGCTGCAGCAGGGCTTTCCGCTCGGGGTCGACGTGGTGGTGTACTCGGGCACCAAGCACATCGACGGACAGGGCCGGGTGCTGGGTGGAGCCATCCTCGGGGACAAGGAGTACATCGACGGTCCGGTGCAGAAGCTGATGCGGCACACCGGTCCGGCGATGAGTGCGTTCAATGCCTGGGTATTGCTGAAGGGACTTGAGACACTGGCTATTCGGGTGGAGCACAGCAACTCCTCAGCACAACGAATTGCTGAGTTTCTTGCCGACCACCCGGCGGTGCGGTGGGTGCGTTACCCGTATTTGGTGTCGCATCCGCAGTACGACCTGGCCAAGCGTCAGATGTCGGGTGGCGGCACGGTGGTCACCTTCGCCCTCGAGTCCCCGGAGAGCACAGCCAAGCAGCGGGCGTTCGAGGTACTGGACAAGTTCCGGTTGATCGACATTTCCAACAACCTCGGCGACGCCAAATCCCTTGTCACCCATCCCGCCACGACGACGCACCGCGCGATGGGTCCGGAGGGCCGTGCTGCAATCGGGCTGGGCGACGGCGTGGTCCGCATCTCCGTCGGCTTGGAAGGCACTGCCGACCTGATCGCCGATATCGACCAGGCGCTGAGCTAG
- a CDS encoding NAD(P)/FAD-dependent oxidoreductase — protein sequence MTTPSTEPSAVAKRHHVVIIGSGFGGLNAAKALKRADVDITLISKTTTHLFQPLLYQVATGILSEGDIAPTTRLVLRRQKNVRVLLGEVNAIDLTAQTVTSKLMDMTTVTPYDSLIVAAGAQQSYFGNDEFATFAPGMKTIDDALELRGRILGAFEAAEVSTDPAERERRLTFVVVGAGPTGVEVAGQIVELAERTLAGAFRTITPSECRVILLDAAPAVLPPMGPKLGLKAQRRLEKMDVEVQLNAMVTAVDYKGITIKEKDGAQRRIECACKVWAAGVQASPLGRMLAEQSDGTETDRAGRVIVEPDLTVKGHPNVFAIGDLMFVPGVPGVAQGAIQGARYATTVIKHMVKGHDDPANRKPFHYFDKGSMATISRHSAVAQVGKLEFAGYFAWLAWLVLHLVYLVGHRNRVAALFAWGISFMGRTRGQMAITSQMIYARLVMNLMEQQTQGALAAAERAEQAERTAAG from the coding sequence ATGACGACGCCATCAACCGAACCGTCGGCCGTCGCCAAGCGCCACCACGTCGTCATCATCGGAAGCGGGTTCGGCGGCCTGAATGCGGCCAAGGCGCTCAAGCGGGCCGACGTCGACATCACCCTGATCTCGAAGACGACCACGCACCTGTTCCAGCCGCTGCTCTATCAAGTGGCCACCGGGATCTTGTCCGAAGGTGACATCGCACCGACGACCAGGCTGGTGCTGCGCAGGCAGAAGAATGTCCGGGTTCTGCTGGGTGAGGTCAACGCGATCGATCTGACCGCGCAGACAGTCACGTCGAAGTTGATGGACATGACGACCGTGACACCGTACGACAGTCTCATCGTGGCCGCCGGGGCGCAACAGTCCTACTTCGGCAACGACGAGTTCGCCACCTTCGCCCCCGGCATGAAAACCATCGACGACGCATTGGAGCTGCGCGGTCGCATCCTCGGCGCGTTCGAGGCCGCCGAGGTCAGCACCGACCCGGCCGAACGGGAACGCCGACTGACGTTCGTCGTGGTCGGGGCCGGACCCACCGGCGTCGAGGTGGCCGGACAGATCGTCGAACTTGCCGAGCGCACCTTGGCCGGGGCATTCCGAACCATCACGCCCAGCGAGTGCCGGGTGATCCTGCTCGACGCCGCACCGGCGGTGTTGCCGCCGATGGGTCCCAAGTTGGGTCTCAAGGCGCAACGGCGGCTGGAAAAGATGGATGTCGAGGTCCAGCTCAACGCCATGGTGACTGCCGTCGACTACAAGGGCATCACGATCAAGGAGAAGGACGGCGCACAACGCCGCATCGAATGCGCATGCAAGGTGTGGGCGGCCGGCGTCCAGGCAAGCCCGCTGGGCAGGATGCTCGCCGAACAGTCCGACGGAACCGAAACCGACCGCGCCGGACGAGTCATCGTCGAGCCCGACCTCACCGTCAAAGGACACCCGAACGTCTTCGCCATTGGCGATTTGATGTTCGTGCCCGGCGTACCAGGGGTGGCGCAGGGCGCGATCCAGGGGGCCCGCTACGCCACCACGGTGATCAAGCACATGGTCAAGGGCCATGACGACCCGGCCAATCGCAAGCCGTTCCACTACTTCGACAAGGGCAGCATGGCGACGATCTCCCGGCACAGCGCGGTCGCGCAGGTCGGCAAGCTGGAGTTCGCCGGGTACTTCGCCTGGCTGGCGTGGCTGGTGCTGCATCTGGTCTACCTGGTCGGCCACCGGAACCGCGTCGCCGCTCTGTTCGCCTGGGGGATCTCCTTCATGGGTCGCACGCGCGGCCAGATGGCCATCACCAGCCAGATGATCTACGCCCGGTTGGTGATGAATCTGATGGAGCAGCAGACGCAAGGAGCGCTGGCGGCCGCCGAACGGGCCGAGCAAGCCGAGCGAACGGCGGCCGGTTAG
- a CDS encoding DivIVA domain-containing protein: MATEVPNFETQLRGYDRAQVTEYIRCIHSEVESRREHIRILETDRERAAAEVSQLRGEIERLSGPIDSVEGMSDRIARMMHVASDEARRIKSIAREEADALTHELRDEIEAARQNRAAANAALDEFQRDSAARREQILAEAKAEASELLTEARRDRAAASAALEEFQRGTAARRDQILADAKAEAEELLRTATNERDRLAEEFERRRSEEQSRLDQQIKSNWEQAEAHIANLKKDSRLKAAELITTAERNAQLISERTEAQVKELIRVRGEVLAALSEIQSRIETAVRRDRISIIKTPAESEEAQA, translated from the coding sequence GTGGCAACGGAAGTCCCCAACTTCGAGACGCAGCTGCGCGGTTACGACCGTGCCCAGGTAACCGAATACATCCGATGTATTCACAGCGAAGTCGAATCCCGGCGGGAACACATCCGCATCCTCGAGACAGATCGCGAACGCGCCGCCGCCGAGGTCAGTCAGCTGCGCGGCGAGATCGAACGCCTCTCGGGCCCGATCGATTCGGTCGAGGGAATGTCGGACCGCATCGCTCGGATGATGCACGTCGCCTCCGACGAGGCCCGTCGCATCAAGTCGATCGCTCGCGAAGAGGCTGACGCGCTGACCCATGAGCTGCGCGATGAGATTGAGGCGGCCCGTCAGAATCGGGCCGCCGCTAACGCGGCACTGGACGAGTTCCAACGTGACAGCGCCGCCCGCCGCGAGCAGATCCTGGCCGAGGCCAAGGCCGAGGCCAGCGAATTGCTAACCGAGGCCCGCCGGGATCGGGCCGCCGCTAGCGCGGCGCTGGAAGAGTTCCAACGTGGCACCGCCGCTCGCCGCGACCAGATCCTGGCCGACGCGAAGGCCGAGGCCGAGGAGCTACTGCGGACCGCCACCAACGAGCGCGACCGCCTGGCCGAGGAATTTGAGCGTCGCCGCAGCGAGGAGCAGAGTCGTCTGGACCAGCAGATCAAGTCGAACTGGGAACAGGCCGAGGCGCACATCGCGAATCTCAAGAAGGACAGCCGTCTCAAGGCGGCCGAGTTGATCACTACTGCCGAGCGCAATGCGCAATTGATCAGCGAGCGCACCGAAGCTCAGGTCAAAGAGCTAATCAGGGTGCGCGGGGAGGTCCTCGCCGCACTGAGCGAAATCCAGAGTCGGATTGAGACTGCCGTCCGCCGCGATCGGATCAGCATCATCAAGACTCCGGCGGAGAGCGAAGAGGCGCAAGCTTAA
- a CDS encoding serine hydrolase domain-containing protein: MPNLRRIGGVVFALGIVAGCGAPYSAAPTSSPANSTAKAEAVMRVVRDFMAQAHLKSALVRVTMAGKEVVTQAVGDSMTGVPATTNMHFRNGAVAISYVSTLLLKLVDEKKVSLDDKLSKWLPDFPHADRVTLAQLAQMTSGYPDYVIGNDAFDNEYYANPFRQWTTQDLLGQISSRPLLYEPGTNWNYAHTNYILLGLALEKATGHDIPTLLRNKVLGPLGLTATANSDTPDIPQPVLHAFSSERRAALKIPAAIPFYEESTFWNPSWTITHGAIQTTNIYDMEATAVGIGSGKLLSAESYKAMVSTDLRGKTHAQPGCPTCFEQSDGYTYGLGIITSGHWLLQNPMFAGYAAVEAYLPSQKVAIAVAVTYAPEAFDDQGDYRNEADILFRKIGAEVAPNDAPPMRPGR, from the coding sequence ATGCCCAACTTGCGACGAATCGGAGGCGTGGTCTTCGCTCTCGGAATCGTGGCTGGCTGCGGCGCGCCCTACAGTGCGGCACCGACCTCGTCGCCGGCCAACTCCACGGCCAAGGCCGAAGCGGTGATGCGGGTCGTCCGCGACTTCATGGCGCAGGCTCACCTGAAGTCCGCGCTCGTCCGGGTCACTATGGCCGGCAAGGAGGTGGTCACGCAGGCCGTCGGCGACTCGATGACCGGCGTGCCGGCCACCACCAACATGCACTTTCGCAACGGCGCGGTCGCGATCTCCTACGTGTCGACGTTGCTACTCAAGCTGGTTGACGAGAAGAAGGTCAGCCTCGACGACAAGTTGTCCAAGTGGTTACCCGACTTCCCGCACGCCGATCGCGTCACGTTGGCTCAATTGGCCCAGATGACTTCGGGATATCCCGACTATGTAATCGGCAATGATGCGTTCGACAACGAGTACTATGCTAACCCCTTCCGACAGTGGACAACTCAAGATCTACTGGGTCAAATATCCTCGCGCCCATTACTTTACGAACCCGGCACAAACTGGAATTACGCGCACACCAATTACATCCTGTTGGGACTGGCGCTCGAGAAGGCCACCGGTCACGACATCCCGACGCTGCTGAGGAACAAGGTCCTGGGACCGCTGGGCCTGACGGCCACCGCCAACTCCGACACGCCCGATATTCCCCAACCCGTGCTGCACGCATTCAGCTCCGAGCGCCGCGCGGCCCTAAAAATCCCTGCTGCGATACCGTTCTACGAAGAATCGACGTTCTGGAACCCGTCCTGGACCATCACGCACGGCGCCATTCAGACCACCAACATCTATGACATGGAGGCGACCGCGGTCGGTATCGGCTCGGGCAAGCTGCTCTCGGCGGAGTCGTATAAGGCGATGGTGTCGACCGATCTGCGCGGCAAGACGCACGCCCAACCGGGTTGCCCGACCTGCTTCGAGCAGAGCGACGGCTACACCTATGGCCTCGGGATCATCACCTCCGGCCACTGGCTGCTGCAGAATCCCATGTTCGCCGGGTATGCGGCCGTGGAGGCGTATCTACCGTCCCAGAAGGTCGCGATCGCGGTCGCGGTCACCTATGCCCCCGAGGCCTTTGACGACCAGGGCGACTACCGCAACGAGGCGGACATACTATTTCGCAAGATCGGTGCCGAAGTGGCCCCGAACGACGCCCCACCCATGCGGCCCGGGAGATAA